The Bacteroidota bacterium DNA window ACTTGTACAGCCACCATTTGATATAGTTAAAGTAACAGCATAAGTTCTTGGAGTGGTAAAAAAATGTGAAGGGTTTGGTAGTGTTGAAGTATTATTTATTCCACTTGATGGATCATCGAAATTCCATAAAAGTGTTGCTGTTGTAGGAATAGAAGTGTTCGTGAAATTTACCGAAGTAAATCGACAAATTGTCGAATCGCTTGCGGTGAAAGATGCAACAGTTGGATTGATGCTGACAACAATTGAGTCACTTGAGAGACATCCCGGTACTCCTGCTTCCAATACAACTGTATAATCTCCGGCTGTATTAAAAATATGAGATGGAGCAATATCAGTCGAAGTATTATTAACACCACTTGCCGGATCTCCGAAATCCCAATTATAAATATTTGTTCCGCTTGAAGTATTTGTAAAAGTTACTGTTGAAGGTGGGTTACAAGATGAAATTGAACCGATACCAAAGACAGCATTTGGTGCAGGGAAGACGTAAACTGAATTGCTGATCGTACTATTACATCCATTGGCATCACTTATTAAGTACCGGATCAAAACCGAAGTGCTTGCGATCCATTGTTGAATATATGATTATTAGAAGCATTGCCATGACAGGCGGATTACCATCATTGAAAGTCCATGTATAATCTGTGATGGCGGCATCTCCCGGCATGGATGTACTTGTTAAAGTGACTTATGTACCAGAACAAAATTGTATCCGCACAATATCAAAGTGCGCTACCGGACCCTGCAAATACTGTTATATAATTATTTTTTACAATTGAATTGGTAGTTGCACTGCACCAATCGTCAGAGTTACAGTGTATTGTCCCGGAGTTGTAAAGTTGTGTTGTGGCGATTGAAGTGTAGAATTACCGCTTCCATCTCCGAAATTCCAATCCCAAGATGATGGATTTCCTGTAGATGCATCTGTAAATACAACAAGCAAAGGGGCACATCCTGAAACATTGTCGGCAGTAAAGTTTGCTACTAATTGCGCCTTACTTTCTGAAGCACACATTAATAGAAAACCAAGGACAAAAATTGTTCTTGTGTAAATTAAATTCATGGGAAATGAGGGTTAGTTTTGAGACGTTTCAAATGTAAAAGAAAAATTCAAAACTGCCTTATTTTTTGGCCAAAAACTGATAATATTCTCCGAAAACTGTGCGTAAAAGTTGTTATTATAATTTAGGTTTTTATGTCGTTTCTCCAAGCAAAATGGTTAAAATGCAGTTCGTAAGATTAATCCGGGTAATTTGTTAAGGACTGAATAGTAATATGATGGTCAACGCTTTAGCAGTACCGTTTATCATGAAGACACACGAAGTATGAGAAAAAAAATAATTGCCGGTAACTGGAAAATGAACCTTTCTTTTGCTGAAGCCATGGCTCTGGCCGATAACCTCCTTGATGAAAACAAGGAGATCGAAGATGTTCAGGTCATCCTTGCTTCGCCGTATATCTTTCTTCATCCACTCATCAACCGGGTTCAAAGCAATCCGAATTTCTCAATTGCTGCTCAGAACTGTTCCGAAAAAGTCAAAGGTGCATTTACCGGTGAAATCGCTGCCTCAATGCTTGCCTCAATTGGAATCGAACATGTAATTCTTGGTCATTCTGAAAGAAGACAATTTTATGGCGATACACATTCTGTTATCACTGCAAAAGTAGATCGTGCACTTGAAAATGGAATTTGTCCCATATTTTGTTGCGGTGAAATGTTGACAGAAAGAAATTCGAATGAACATTTTAATGTCGTAAAAAAACAACTGGAAGATTCACTTTTTCATCTATCAATTCAGCAAATAAGTGATTGCATTATTGCTTATGAACCGGTCTGGGCAATTGGTACCGGTGTAACAGCATCTGTTCAGGCACAGGAAATGCATGCTTTTATCCGGAAAACAATTTCTGATAAATATTCAAAAAGTACTTCTGAAGAAATTTCTATCCTTTATGGAGGAAGTGTAACTCCTGCAAATGCATCTGAACTATTTGATGGCGAAGATATCGATGGCGGATTGGTAGGCGGTGCTTCTTTGAAAGAAGAAGATTTCTCTATGATCATTAAAGCAATGATCTCTAAACTTTAAGCGTAAAATGAATTATATTGAAATAAATTTTACCAATGCGCCCGAACTCAACGATGTGATCGTTGTTTTTTAAGTGATACCGATTTTGAAATGTTTGAAGAAAAGGAATCAGGCTTGAGTGCTTATATTCCTGAAGAAAAGTTTATCGAGATCGATCTTAAAGCAATCGTTTCTCAGATCCCGGGAAGTGAAAATATACACTTCGACATTGCGTTGATAAAAGGGAAAAACTGGAACAAAGAATGGGAAAGTAATTTTGAACCGGTGTTAATTGCAGAAAAGGTATTTATCAGGGCTCCGTTTCACGAAACAAATTCTCAACATATACATGAGATCATCATAGAGCCAAAAATGTCTTTCGAACAGGACATCATTCAACAACAGCTCTGATGATCGAACTGATGCTGGAAACAGACCTTCAGAATAAATCGGTTCTCGACATGGGTTGTGGTAGCGGTGTACTGGCAATTCTCGCGCATCAGCTGAAGGCAGATCCGATTCTTGCTGTTGATTTTGACGAATGGGCCTATGAGAATACAATTGAAAACTGCGCCCGGAATAATGCGTCTTCAATTGAAGTGTTAAAGGGTAATGTCAGTCAGATAACAGGTCGTAAATTTGATGTCATTCTTGCAAACATCAACCGGAATATTCTTCTGGCCGATACAGAAAAGTATTCTCAAT harbors:
- a CDS encoding 50S ribosomal protein L11 methyltransferase, with protein sequence MFEEKESGLSAYIPEEKFIEIDLKAIVSQIPGSENIHFDIALIKGKNWNKEWESNFEPVLIAEKVFIRAPFHETNSQHIHEIIIEPKMSFEQDIIQQQL
- a CDS encoding triose-phosphate isomerase; its protein translation is MRKKIIAGNWKMNLSFAEAMALADNLLDENKEIEDVQVILASPYIFLHPLINRVQSNPNFSIAAQNCSEKVKGAFTGEIAASMLASIGIEHVILGHSERRQFYGDTHSVITAKVDRALENGICPIFCCGEMLTERNSNEHFNVVKKQLEDSLFHLSIQQISDCIIAYEPVWAIGTGVTASVQAQEMHAFIRKTISDKYSKSTSEEISILYGGSVTPANASELFDGEDIDGGLVGGASLKEEDFSMIIKAMISKL
- a CDS encoding 50S ribosomal protein L11 methyltransferase codes for the protein MIELMLETDLQNKSVLDMGCGSGVLAILAHQLKADPILAVDFDEWAYENTIENCARNNASSIEVLKGNVSQITGRKFDVILANINRNILLADTEKYSQCMNENGTLMQSGFLKDDEEVLIKNAFSFDLKHIKTLRHEKWSAMLFVKNS
- a CDS encoding PKD domain-containing protein, producing MNLIYTRTIFVLGFLLMCASESKAQLVANFTADNVSGCAPLLVVFTDASTGNPSSWDWNFGDGSGNSTLQSPQHNFTTPGQYTVTLTIGAVQLPIQL